The Syntrophaceae bacterium genomic sequence AGCAAGCCCTGACCGCGGCAGAAAATGCGAATGCCGGACAGGTACAGAATTCCGGCGCACTCGCTCGGACCCTCATGGAGCGGATGCAGGTCCGGGCGACAGACCGGCTCCTCCGGCTGATGTCCGGAGACCAGGCAGGAGAGATGCGGGAGCAGGACGGAAAGATTCTGGAACAGCTCCTTGAGGCGGCGGCCCGCACGGTTCGGGAAACGGCACCTCGGTCCCTTCCCGACGAGGCGAGCCGGTCGGTTGCCGAGGCGGCATCGACCACGGTCCGGAGCGGGGGGGGGCGGAAGGGCAGCATGGCGGAATCGGCTGAACTGAAAGAGATCATCGATAAGGCCGCGGACCGGTATGGAGTCGACCCCTCTCTGGTCCGGTGCGTGATCCGGGCGGAGAGCGGTTTTCATCCCCGGAGCACATCTCCAAAGGGGGCCATGGGGCTCATGCAGCTGATGCCCGCCACGGCCCGCGACCTGGGAGTAAAGGATGCCTATAACCCGGAGGAGAACGTCCATGCCGGCACACGGTACCTGAAATCCCTCCTGGATCGTTACGACGGGGACGTCTCCCGGGCATTGGCTGCCTATAACTGGGGCATGGGAAACGTGGATCGCCGTCCCGACCGCCTTCCGGAGGAAACCAGGCGATACGTATCCGGAATCATGAGAGAATACCAGAGATCGTCGGCGTGATCGGGACTGTCCGCCCGATTGTGACCAGCCCCTCCTTTCTGTGCAGATCCCAAGGAATTGTTTGACTTCTTCGGCAAAAACAGAGTAGAACGGCTCTCTCAAACGGAGGAGGAAGGGGATGCCGGATTACTGGGTAAAGATTACCGAACGGGAAGAGGATGAGATTCAGCACCATCACTATCTGGTAGCGGCGAAAAGCGACGTCGAGGCCAGAAGGATGGCCATGCGGTTCGTGGAACGGTTTTTTGACGACGACGAGAACCCCGAGCAGATCGACAGCGGCTTTTCCTTCTACAACCGGGCGATCGACGTCCAGATCAGCGACATCAAGGAAACGACCCGGGAACGCTTCAAGGATTTTCTCCTGAAATTGCACACCATCGGCTGAAGTCAGGCCGCGGGAAAGAGCCGCCCGGCATTTCCGCCGGCGACGCGGTCCGCTCCGCCCTTTCCAGTCCCGACTTTTCATAATTCCACCTGATCGCGGGTCTCCTTTCCCGGGAATTTTCGCCCTTGCATGAAAAAGAAACGCCGGGCTCTCCTGGAGGAGCCCGGCGTTATTTTTTTGACGCTCTGTTATGCCGTTCGGACCGTTTCGCCTCTATCTGAAGGCTGCCTTGACGCCGGCGTCCCTCAGGACAGCCACGACGGCCTGGTTGATCGTGGCATAGGCATTCTTCTCTCTTGCCGTGAAGTCTTTCGGATCGCTCACCTGGACCGTCTTGATCTTATACTGGTTCTTGTACTTCAGGACCCCGTCCCGCTCGATCCGGATGCTGAAGTCAAATTCTTCTTCCGTCCAGCGGTCGATGATGAGCTTCAGGTCCGGAATATGGGTAAGCGGGCTTTCATGGGCGACCTGCATGCCCGCCATCCACATGGCGTCACGGAAACAGTCCATGACGAAGTAGTCCAGCGGGACCGATGCTTCGTACGCAATCCTGGAGTCGGCGCTGAAGTAGGCGTATCGCTTCGTCTTCTGGTCGTTGTTGATGAAATCGTTCAGGTCGATGGTCTTCCCGCTGTAAAACGAAGTGACGTCCTTGGGGATTTCCGGCTTGTACAGGTGACGCTGCAGCGCGACCTTGTGTTCTGCCACCACGCAGCCCGCCAGCATCCAGACCGCCGCGAGCAGAAGGGAAAAAAACATGACGCCGCGGGCCGTCTTCGTCCGCTTGCCGATTCGATCCATGATGTCCGCCTCCTTGGATGGGATTTTCTGAGCGAAACCTTATCACAATCGCAACCACCGTGAAATGGGAAAAGGGATGCCGGAGCGCTCCTGCGTCCCCGGGCGGACTGATCTGGAGGAGGACCTCCGGGCGCGTGATCTCCTTGAAAGAATCGTTTGAATGAAGTATAAAAATCCCGGGTTTTTTAAAACCGGCCCGGGCAGGCCGTCCCATTTCCCATCTGCAGGATCTGAAATCTCTTTTCCTCCGCTCTGTAATTCGAAGCCGCTTCTTTTTCATGTGTCCCGTTCTTCTCTTCGTGAGGGACCGTCCGGTCCGCCATGAACCGTTAAATTCCGGATCCGGAGGAGAAGACCATGAAAGAGAAGGTCCTGATTCTTGCCGTCGCTTTGTGGATTGCCGCCTCCCCGGCGGGGGCCTCGCAACCGGCGGATTTACCGGCAGCCCCCCCGGCGGCCGGACTCTCCCGGGAAACCAAGGCCGTCCTTTTGAATGCAACGGCCGCGGCGGCGGTCATCGGCTGGGGAATCGCCGTATGGGATTACGGGCAGCGGAGCCCCCGCTTCCGGGACGAGGGCTGGTTCGAACGCACCTCCAACGAGGGAGGGGCCGACAAACTCGGGCATTTCTATTCAGGCTATGTTCTGAGCCACCTGTTCGACTACCAGTACCGGCGCTGGGGGTTTGAAAAGGAGCAGGCCATCCGGCTGGGTGTGCTCTCATCCGCCGGGCTGACGCTGCTCGTCGAACTGGGCGATTCCTTCAGCGAATTCGGATTTTCCTATCAGGATGCCCTGTTCAGCGTGCTGGGAGCCGCCGCCGGCTACGGCATGGTCCGTTTTCCCGAGGTCGCCCGAAAGGTGGATTTCCGCGTCGAATACGATCCCTTCCGCTCCAGTACCCGCAAGAAGGACGTGACGACCGACTACGACCGGCTCAAGTTCCTGGCGGCGGTCAAGCTGGACGGGTTCGACGCCTTCCGGGACACGCCTCTCGGGTCTCTGGAGCTGCATCTGGGTTACTATGCAAGGGGATATGACGAGTACGACGAACTGACCGGGCAGAACGACGGCCGACGCCGGAAGGTTTATGTGGGGGTCGGCCTGAACGTGGGGAAGCTGCTGAAGCCTCTCTGGGACACTCGGCTGTTCAACTACATCCAGCTGCCGTACACCTATGCTCCTTACAATCACCGGCTGGATTGAAAGAGGGAGCCTTGAGCCGCGTTCCATCCCTGGTGCGTGTGGAATGTGGGGGTGCAAGGCCGGCTTCGATCGAGGCAGTGCCGTGATGGCCGGCGTTCAGAAGGCCTTGAGCAGGCGGTTGGACGGGAATTCCCGAAGCATTTTCTCGAACTCCCGCAGGCTGGCGGACAGCTCTTCCAGCGCCTCCGTCCGGAGGATGGGGATGTCATCCGTCCCCCGCCTGTCCAGGGCGTCCAGGACATACGCAATCGTCAGCCGGTCCGGGTCCACCGCCGGCTGGAACCCCGCCTCGCCGGGCCGCTCCGCCGATACTTCCGCCAGAATCCCGCACTCCGTCAGCTCGCTCAGGATCGCCGCCAGAAGTTTGTGCGGGATCCCCGTCATGAGATGGAGTCCCGCTGCCGTGAGCGGCGCCCCCGGCTCAGTAAAATTCCTGCAGACGCGGTTCGCCACCCAGAGGGCGAGGGTCTTGCGGAAGGCGGGGCTTACCCGCTCCG encodes the following:
- a CDS encoding lytic transglycosylase domain-containing protein translates to MREQDGKILEQLLEAAARTVRETAPRSLPDEASRSVAEAASTTVRSGGGRKGSMAESAELKEIIDKAADRYGVDPSLVRCVIRAESGFHPRSTSPKGAMGLMQLMPATARDLGVKDAYNPEENVHAGTRYLKSLLDRYDGDVSRALAAYNWGMGNVDRRPDRLPEETRRYVSGIMREYQRSSA
- a CDS encoding DUF2279 domain-containing protein, yielding MKEKVLILAVALWIAASPAGASQPADLPAAPPAAGLSRETKAVLLNATAAAAVIGWGIAVWDYGQRSPRFRDEGWFERTSNEGGADKLGHFYSGYVLSHLFDYQYRRWGFEKEQAIRLGVLSSAGLTLLVELGDSFSEFGFSYQDALFSVLGAAAGYGMVRFPEVARKVDFRVEYDPFRSSTRKKDVTTDYDRLKFLAAVKLDGFDAFRDTPLGSLELHLGYYARGYDEYDELTGQNDGRRRKVYVGVGLNVGKLLKPLWDTRLFNYIQLPYTYAPYNHRLD